Proteins co-encoded in one Methanosarcinales archaeon Met12 genomic window:
- a CDS encoding 30S ribosomal protein S12: MGKGTYAARKLKNERKKYRWSDIYYKRQALDLNRKADPLKGAPQARGIVLEKVGVEAKQPNSAIRKCVRIQLIKNGRQITAFCPGDGAINFIDEHDEVTVDGIGGRMGGAMGDIPGVRWKVTEVNNVSLSEMVRGRKEKPMR, encoded by the coding sequence ATGGGCAAAGGAACATATGCGGCGCGTAAACTAAAAAATGAACGCAAAAAATACCGATGGAGCGACATATATTACAAACGGCAGGCACTTGACCTAAACAGAAAGGCAGACCCGTTGAAGGGGGCGCCACAGGCTAGAGGCATAGTGCTTGAAAAGGTTGGCGTGGAAGCTAAACAACCAAACTCCGCCATTCGAAAATGTGTGCGGATACAATTAATCAAAAATGGGCGACAAATAACTGCTTTTTGTCCAGGCGATGGTGCGATTAATTTCATCGACGAGCACGATGAGGTTACGGTCGATGGCATCGGCGGTCGGATGGGCGGTGCCATGGGGGACATTCCGGGGGTCAGGTGGAAAGTCACAGAGGTTAATAACGTATCCCTATCCGAAATGGTGCGCGGGCGCAAAGAAAAACCAATGAGGTGA
- a CDS encoding type II toxin-antitoxin system HicA family toxin has translation MKAVKAFRKAGWSVARYKKNHIIMEKAGSIVTLSVPKHKELKRGTLRDLVKDSGLTVEEFVDLL, from the coding sequence ATGAAAGCAGTAAAAGCTTTCAGAAAAGCTGGCTGGAGCGTGGCCCGATATAAGAAAAACCATATTATTATGGAAAAAGCTGGCTCTATCGTTACTCTTTCTGTCCCAAAACACAAAGAGCTTAAGAGGGGCACCCTCAGAGATTTGGTCAAAGATTCTGGCTTAACTGTAGAAGAGTTTGTAGACCTTTTGTAA
- a CDS encoding 30S ribosomal protein S7, producing MSKIFEKWDVSDIKIDDPGIREYVNIKAVSVHTGGKISSQQGSKSEISIIERLITKMMQKGHNTGKKHKAYTIVRDAFDIIHDKTKESPIQWLVRAVENAGPKEETIKLRYGGMSVPKAVDASSQRRVDQALKFIARGAQKAAFRSKRSIEECLASEIIAVAKYDVKSYAISKKEEKERIAKAAR from the coding sequence TTGAGCAAGATATTCGAAAAATGGGATGTCTCAGACATTAAAATTGACGACCCAGGGATACGAGAGTATGTGAATATCAAAGCAGTATCAGTCCATACTGGTGGCAAAATATCAAGTCAGCAAGGCAGTAAGTCAGAGATATCAATAATAGAACGACTGATAACCAAGATGATGCAAAAGGGACATAACACCGGGAAAAAACATAAAGCATATACCATAGTAAGGGATGCATTCGACATAATCCATGACAAGACCAAAGAGAGCCCAATTCAGTGGCTCGTAAGGGCTGTGGAAAACGCTGGACCGAAGGAAGAGACGATAAAATTAAGATATGGCGGGATGTCGGTCCCAAAAGCAGTAGACGCCTCCTCACAGCGAAGAGTTGATCAGGCGCTGAAGTTTATAGCTCGGGGCGCCCAAAAGGCGGCATTCAGGAGCAAAAGGAGTATAGAGGAGTGTCTTGCATCCGAGATTATAGCAGTGGCAAAGTATGACGTAAAGAGCTATGCAATCAGCAAGAAAGAAGAGAAAGAAAGAATTGCAAAAGCCGCACGGTAA
- the rpoA2 gene encoding DNA-directed RNA polymerase subunit A'': MVTPKMIDSKLDGLALPASIIEELRCDLNQAEITKSQLDDIVNTVIDAYERAKVEPCEAVGVIAAQSIGEPGTQMTMRTFHYAGVAEINVTLGLPRLIEIVDARKNPSTPIMTIKLEPGYADRDRVRALAWEIQKTTLMHLGDLTIDLTEMQIVCDLNEKILSQRKIAVDDVAQKIRDTAKIEVHQNNRKLLIRPKKVSYRELLQLVEKIKNITLKGIEGIHRVVVRKENDEYVLYTEGTALKKILQFEGVDATRTKTNNINEIEEVLGIEAARNAIISEAMDTLREQGLEVDVRHVMLVADRMTVDGEVKQIGRHGISGEKASVLSRAAFEMTVNHLLDAAVRGDVDELTGVTENVIVGQPIQLGTGGIALTYKAKK; encoded by the coding sequence ATGGTTACGCCGAAGATGATCGACTCCAAACTTGACGGCCTTGCCCTTCCGGCAAGCATAATAGAAGAGCTTAGATGCGACCTGAACCAAGCAGAGATAACCAAAAGTCAATTAGACGATATTGTAAATACCGTTATAGATGCATATGAGCGTGCCAAAGTCGAGCCATGTGAAGCGGTTGGCGTTATTGCGGCACAATCGATAGGTGAACCTGGTACTCAGATGACCATGAGAACATTTCACTACGCAGGTGTCGCTGAAATCAATGTCACGCTGGGTCTGCCGCGCCTTATCGAGATAGTAGATGCAAGGAAAAATCCGAGCACCCCCATTATGACTATCAAACTTGAGCCAGGATACGCTGATAGGGATAGAGTTCGAGCTCTCGCATGGGAAATACAGAAAACCACCTTAATGCATTTAGGCGACCTTACGATCGACCTGACAGAAATGCAAATAGTATGCGATCTAAACGAGAAAATATTAAGCCAACGAAAGATTGCCGTTGACGATGTCGCCCAGAAGATCAGGGATACAGCCAAAATAGAAGTACACCAAAACAATCGAAAACTTTTGATACGCCCAAAGAAGGTCTCATATCGAGAGCTGTTACAATTAGTAGAAAAGATTAAAAATATTACACTCAAAGGCATAGAGGGCATCCACCGTGTCGTGGTCAGGAAAGAAAACGACGAATATGTACTATATACCGAAGGTACCGCATTGAAGAAAATACTTCAATTCGAGGGCGTAGACGCTACCAGAACTAAAACGAATAACATCAACGAAATTGAAGAGGTATTGGGAATAGAGGCTGCGCGCAACGCCATTATATCAGAGGCGATGGATACTTTGCGTGAACAAGGCCTGGAAGTAGATGTACGACACGTTATGCTCGTGGCTGATAGGATGACCGTGGACGGCGAAGTCAAACAGATCGGACGCCATGGGATATCAGGAGAAAAGGCGAGTGTATTATCACGAGCTGCTTTTGAGATGACAGTAAACCACCTATTAGATGCGGCTGTGAGAGGAGATGTCGACGAACTGACAGGAGTGACCGAAAACGTCATCGTAGGGCAGCCCATACAGTTGGGGACGGGGGGCATTGCGCTGACTTATAAAGCGAAAAAGTAG
- a CDS encoding type II toxin-antitoxin system RelE/ParE family toxin, which produces MVFEVRVHPEAARFIRKLDSKAQQRIKNALFLLEEDPFCSRSKVDIKKLRGTKGRQNLFRLRIGEYRAIYSIEGKIVWVTDVFRREKGYTGI; this is translated from the coding sequence ATGGTGTTCGAAGTAAGAGTACATCCCGAGGCAGCGAGGTTTATCCGGAAATTGGACTCAAAAGCTCAGCAACGAATAAAAAATGCCCTATTCCTTCTTGAAGAAGATCCCTTTTGCAGTCGCTCTAAGGTCGATATCAAGAAGTTGAGGGGTACAAAAGGAAGACAGAACCTTTTCAGACTTCGTATTGGTGAATATAGGGCAATCTATTCCATAGAAGGAAAGATAGTTTGGGTTACAGATGTTTTTAGACGGGAAAAAGGCTATACAGGAATCTAG
- the rpsJ gene encoding 30S ribosomal protein S10: MSQRARIRLSGTSPAELDVLCDQLKNIAERTGVNISGPIPLPTKKLVVPCRKSPDGEGSATWDHWEMRVHKRLIDIDADERALRQLMRIQVPKNINIEIVLED; encoded by the coding sequence ATGTCACAGAGAGCAAGGATACGATTATCAGGGACGAGTCCAGCCGAATTAGACGTGCTTTGTGATCAACTCAAGAATATCGCCGAACGAACCGGCGTGAACATTTCAGGTCCAATTCCGCTCCCGACAAAAAAATTAGTGGTGCCGTGTAGAAAGAGTCCTGATGGAGAGGGTAGTGCAACATGGGATCATTGGGAAATGAGGGTGCACAAGCGCCTGATAGATATAGACGCAGATGAAAGGGCATTGCGGCAATTGATGCGAATTCAGGTACCAAAAAACATTAACATCGAGATTGTATTAGAGGATTAA
- a CDS encoding elongation factor EF-2 has translation MTRSKKMVEQVVSLMDQPEKIRNIGIVAHIDHGKTTLSDNLLAGAGMISMELAGIQLFMDFDEQEQARGITINAANVSMVHEVGGEEYLINLIDTPGHVDFGGDVTRAMRAVDGALVVVDAVEGTMPQTETVLRQALKENVKPILFINKVDRLINELKVDKQEMQIRLGNLITHVNKLIKGMNPERYSQGWRVDVTDGTVAFGSALYNWAISVHYTKKSGIGFNEIYEYCQSNKMKELAEKCPLHKVVLDMVIHHLPNPLVAQKYRIAAIWKGDKSSEIGLTMERCDPNGPIALMVTDITIDPHAGEVVTGRLFSGTLKRGQELHISGTTRTNRLLQVGIFMGAERQEIERIPAGNIAAVTGLKDAIVGSTVTSIRGIIPFESIKHASEPVVTVAVEAKHMKDLPKLIEVLRQVSKEDPTLKVEIDEETGEHLISGMGELHLEIIAYRIERDYNIPITTSPPIVVYRETVQNLAGPVEGVSPNRHNRFYLEVEPLEDDVTNLIKTGEVSMKMQELERRQLLIDGGMHKDQAKKIVAIHGSNILIDMTKGIQYLRETMELIIEGFEEAMANGPLTREPCQGIKVKLVDVKLHEDAIHRGPAQVIPATRQAIHEAIRMANPSILEPIQDVYIHVPSDLMGSATREIQGRRGQILDMRQEGDTTVITGKAPVAELFGFAGELRSATEGRALWNTEHAGFQVLPQSIQEEIIRQIRQRKGLKPRE, from the coding sequence ATGACTAGAAGCAAAAAGATGGTTGAGCAGGTCGTATCCCTGATGGACCAGCCAGAAAAAATAAGGAATATCGGCATTGTCGCTCACATTGACCATGGCAAGACGACCTTATCGGATAACCTTTTAGCCGGCGCAGGAATGATCTCGATGGAGTTGGCAGGCATACAATTATTCATGGATTTTGATGAACAAGAGCAGGCAAGAGGCATTACTATCAATGCCGCAAACGTCTCGATGGTCCATGAAGTAGGGGGGGAAGAATATCTCATCAATCTTATCGACACGCCAGGTCACGTTGACTTCGGCGGCGATGTTACCAGGGCGATGAGGGCAGTGGATGGCGCACTTGTGGTCGTAGATGCAGTTGAAGGGACGATGCCCCAAACCGAAACGGTGCTGCGCCAAGCCCTCAAGGAGAACGTCAAACCGATTTTATTCATAAACAAAGTGGACCGGCTCATCAACGAACTCAAAGTCGACAAACAGGAGATGCAGATTCGACTCGGCAATCTCATAACCCACGTCAATAAACTGATCAAAGGGATGAATCCAGAGCGATACAGTCAGGGATGGAGGGTCGACGTTACAGATGGAACGGTTGCATTTGGTTCTGCGCTGTATAATTGGGCGATTAGCGTCCACTATACGAAAAAGAGCGGGATAGGCTTTAATGAGATATACGAATATTGCCAATCAAATAAGATGAAGGAACTTGCAGAGAAATGTCCACTTCATAAGGTCGTCTTAGACATGGTCATTCATCACCTGCCCAACCCGCTCGTTGCGCAAAAATACAGAATAGCAGCGATATGGAAAGGCGATAAATCGAGCGAGATAGGATTGACAATGGAGAGATGCGACCCAAACGGCCCTATCGCATTAATGGTCACAGATATCACTATAGACCCGCATGCAGGAGAAGTCGTGACTGGACGGTTGTTCAGCGGAACGCTAAAACGAGGACAGGAGCTACACATCTCGGGTACAACACGCACCAACAGGCTTTTACAGGTTGGAATATTCATGGGGGCTGAGCGCCAGGAAATAGAGCGCATTCCCGCAGGAAATATCGCTGCTGTTACTGGCTTGAAGGATGCGATAGTTGGGTCTACTGTGACGTCGATTAGGGGAATTATTCCATTTGAGAGCATCAAACATGCGAGTGAACCAGTAGTCACCGTCGCCGTCGAAGCGAAGCATATGAAGGACCTACCCAAACTGATCGAAGTGCTCCGTCAAGTTTCAAAAGAAGATCCCACCCTCAAAGTCGAGATCGACGAAGAGACTGGAGAGCATCTCATATCTGGGATGGGTGAACTGCATCTGGAAATTATCGCCTATCGAATTGAGCGAGATTACAACATACCAATTACAACATCTCCGCCGATTGTGGTTTATAGAGAGACTGTACAAAATCTTGCCGGTCCGGTAGAAGGCGTATCGCCCAACAGACACAATAGATTCTACCTCGAGGTCGAACCTCTGGAGGACGATGTCACCAACTTGATAAAAACTGGCGAAGTTTCCATGAAAATGCAGGAGCTTGAACGACGTCAATTGTTGATTGATGGGGGGATGCACAAAGACCAGGCCAAGAAGATCGTTGCAATCCATGGATCTAACATACTTATCGATATGACGAAAGGAATTCAATATTTACGAGAAACCATGGAACTTATCATAGAGGGATTCGAAGAAGCTATGGCAAATGGTCCACTTACGAGAGAACCGTGCCAGGGGATAAAGGTCAAATTAGTAGATGTGAAACTCCACGAGGATGCAATACACCGAGGACCTGCACAGGTTATCCCGGCTACCAGGCAGGCAATTCATGAAGCAATCAGGATGGCAAATCCATCGATCCTTGAGCCGATACAAGATGTGTACATACATGTCCCATCGGATTTGATGGGCAGCGCCACCAGAGAAATTCAGGGTCGGAGGGGACAGATTCTCGACATGCGGCAGGAAGGAGATACAACCGTGATTACCGGTAAGGCGCCAGTAGCAGAATTATTTGGGTTTGCAGGAGAGCTTCGATCTGCAACCGAAGGAAGGGCATTGTGGAACACGGAACATGCGGGTTTCCAGGTTCTTCCACAAAGCATACAAGAGGAGATAATTCGTCAAATACGCCAGAGAAAAGGACTAAAACCACGCGAATAA
- a CDS encoding 50S ribosomal protein L30e, translating into MKIDLNRALRSAIKTGEVIIGANRTIDAAKNGKAQLIILASNSPREVRMKIEESEVPVLNYAGKSVDLGLACGKPYIISALAIINPGESDIILAYNS; encoded by the coding sequence ATGAAAATCGATCTAAACAGAGCATTACGAAGTGCTATAAAGACCGGAGAGGTCATCATAGGTGCAAACAGGACAATCGACGCCGCTAAAAATGGAAAGGCGCAGTTGATAATTCTCGCCTCTAACTCTCCACGCGAAGTTAGGATGAAAATAGAAGAGAGTGAGGTTCCGGTCCTTAATTATGCTGGAAAGAGTGTGGACCTCGGGCTCGCCTGCGGCAAGCCATATATAATATCTGCCCTGGCAATAATAAATCCTGGCGAGTCGGATATCATATTAGCATATAACTCTTGA
- a CDS encoding NusA-like transcription termination signal-binding factor: MSKVKLTSEGMRYIALLESLTGAVTRDCVIDEDNTRVIFVIKKGEMGIAIGKKGCNINRVKKAIGKHIEIVEYSEDADEFIRNSFLPATIQKMSIRNEDGKRLAYVEILPNDKGIVIGRNGRNIQKARILAERHHGIDDIVIQ, from the coding sequence ATGAGCAAAGTCAAACTCACCAGTGAAGGAATGCGCTATATCGCACTATTGGAAAGCCTGACAGGCGCGGTAACACGAGATTGTGTAATTGATGAAGATAATACTCGGGTGATTTTTGTCATCAAAAAGGGTGAAATGGGAATTGCCATCGGTAAAAAAGGGTGCAATATAAATAGGGTAAAAAAGGCAATAGGAAAACACATCGAAATTGTCGAATATTCAGAAGACGCCGATGAATTTATCAGGAATTCATTTCTACCCGCCACTATCCAGAAAATGAGCATAAGAAATGAAGATGGCAAGCGTTTGGCTTATGTAGAAATACTTCCCAATGATAAAGGGATAGTGATAGGACGAAATGGCAGGAATATACAAAAGGCGAGAATATTGGCAGAAAGACACCATGGCATAGATGATATAGTGATTCAGTGA
- a CDS encoding type II toxin-antitoxin system HicB family antitoxin, whose translation MEFKVVIREDKEDGGYNVSCPALPGCHSQGETIEEALENIKEAIQGCIEVLNQRAKAVSINENVVEVAV comes from the coding sequence ATGGAATTTAAAGTCGTAATCAGAGAAGATAAGGAAGATGGAGGATACAACGTTAGTTGTCCTGCCCTGCCAGGTTGCCACTCACAGGGTGAGACGATAGAAGAGGCGTTGGAGAACATCAAAGAGGCAATTCAAGGCTGTATAGAAGTCTTAAATCAAAGAGCAAAAGCCGTTAGCATAAACGAGAACGTGGTAGAAGTAGCTGTTTGA
- a CDS encoding RtcB family protein, whose translation MDFKNKLKKIDEYLLELPQDAIEGMNVPAWLFLSNTLLNLVEESAIKQIANVACLPGIHKHSIALPDMHFGYGFPIGGVAALDFETGGLSPGGIGFDINCGVRLLSSNLEAEDIRPHLENLVTKIFQNIPSGVGKGGKIRLTTQELCGALERGAQWAVERGYGTKKDLEHLEENGSMNSANSEKVSSKAMQRGAPQLGSLGAGNHFLEIQKVEKIYLQEIAKTFGITREGQVCIMIHTGSRGFGHQVCTDYLQILNTKFRNEIAKLPDRELVYAPAGTKECDDYFAAMSCAANFAWCNRQMINHWVRESMAKVLGMSQEDMDIEVVYDVAHNIGKLEEHVIDGKKTKVFVHRKGGTRCLGPEADDLPRDYRDVGQPVLVPGDMGSASYVLVGTKKAEEETFSSVCHGAGRLMSRHGALKQFRGEKVRANLAERGIYVKSSSWKALAEEAPGVYKDIHEVVRVCEVAGISKTVAKLVPMGVVKG comes from the coding sequence ATGGATTTTAAAAACAAATTGAAGAAGATTGACGAGTATCTGTTGGAACTGCCCCAGGACGCCATCGAAGGGATGAACGTACCAGCATGGCTCTTTTTATCAAATACATTGCTAAACCTGGTCGAAGAGAGTGCAATAAAGCAGATCGCAAATGTCGCCTGCCTTCCAGGAATCCACAAACATTCCATCGCATTGCCAGATATGCATTTTGGTTATGGATTTCCTATTGGAGGGGTCGCAGCCCTGGATTTCGAAACCGGTGGGCTTTCTCCAGGAGGAATCGGCTTTGATATCAACTGTGGTGTCAGGCTGTTGAGCTCGAATTTAGAGGCAGAGGATATAAGGCCGCACCTGGAGAATCTGGTGACGAAGATATTTCAAAACATCCCCTCTGGTGTCGGCAAAGGAGGTAAAATCAGATTGACAACACAAGAACTCTGCGGGGCGTTAGAGAGGGGAGCACAATGGGCAGTTGAGCGCGGCTATGGGACAAAAAAAGACTTGGAACATTTAGAGGAAAATGGCAGCATGAACTCTGCCAACTCAGAAAAGGTGTCATCGAAGGCTATGCAGAGGGGCGCTCCGCAATTGGGGTCACTGGGCGCAGGAAATCACTTTTTGGAGATTCAGAAAGTGGAAAAAATCTATTTACAAGAGATCGCAAAAACATTTGGCATAACACGCGAAGGACAGGTCTGTATCATGATTCACACCGGCTCCAGAGGATTTGGACATCAAGTCTGCACAGATTATCTGCAAATTCTGAATACCAAATTCAGGAATGAGATTGCGAAATTGCCAGATCGTGAGTTGGTTTACGCCCCTGCTGGAACGAAGGAATGTGATGATTATTTTGCCGCTATGTCCTGCGCCGCCAATTTTGCATGGTGCAACAGACAGATGATAAACCACTGGGTAAGGGAGAGCATGGCAAAGGTTCTCGGCATGAGTCAAGAGGACATGGACATAGAGGTCGTCTATGACGTGGCGCACAACATCGGCAAATTAGAGGAGCATGTAATAGATGGGAAGAAGACAAAAGTTTTCGTGCATCGCAAGGGCGGAACTCGGTGCCTGGGTCCTGAGGCAGATGACCTACCCAGGGATTATCGCGATGTTGGCCAGCCAGTGCTCGTTCCAGGAGATATGGGCTCAGCGAGCTATGTTCTGGTGGGAACGAAAAAGGCAGAGGAAGAGACGTTCTCCAGCGTGTGCCATGGTGCAGGGCGCCTCATGTCGAGGCACGGGGCGCTGAAACAATTCAGGGGCGAAAAGGTGAGGGCAAATCTGGCAGAGAGGGGCATATATGTGAAATCATCCAGCTGGAAGGCGCTTGCAGAAGAGGCGCCTGGCGTGTATAAGGACATTCATGAGGTTGTCAGGGTTTGCGAAGTGGCAGGCATCAGCAAGACGGTGGCAAAATTAGTGCCGATGGGTGTTGTGAAGGGTTAA
- the tuf gene encoding translation elongation factor EF-1 subunit alpha translates to MVDKPHLNLAVIGHVDHGKSTLVGRLLFETGAVPAHVIEQYKKEAESKGKATFEFAWVMDSLKEERERGITIDIAHKRFDTAKYYFTIVDCPGHRDFVKNMITGASQADAALLVVSGPDGVQAQTKEHVFLARTLGINQLIISINKIDGANYDENVYKQVKDDVSKLLRLVGYKPEETIFVPTSALKGDNISKKSKNTPWYKESTILEALDTLKMPEKPTKLPLRVPVQDIYTISGIGTVPVGRVETGKMKKGDKVIFQPANVSGEVKSIEMHHDEIPEAVPGDNIGFNVRGIDKDSIRRGDVCGHPDKPPTVANEFTAQIVILQHPSAITVGYTPVFHCHTAQVACTIIELKKKLDPKTGQVKEENPDFLKTGDAAIVQIKPTRPLVIEKVKEIPQLGRFAIRDMGMTVAAGMCIDIKAR, encoded by the coding sequence ATGGTAGATAAACCACACCTAAATTTAGCGGTCATCGGACACGTTGATCACGGGAAGTCAACCCTGGTCGGTCGATTGTTGTTCGAGACAGGCGCTGTACCAGCGCATGTAATTGAACAGTATAAAAAAGAAGCAGAATCAAAGGGAAAGGCAACGTTCGAATTTGCATGGGTCATGGACTCATTAAAAGAAGAGAGAGAGAGAGGTATCACTATTGATATCGCTCACAAACGATTTGACACTGCCAAATATTATTTTACCATCGTGGATTGTCCAGGTCACAGGGATTTTGTCAAGAATATGATCACCGGCGCATCACAGGCTGATGCAGCACTTCTGGTAGTCAGCGGTCCTGATGGGGTCCAAGCTCAGACCAAAGAACACGTATTCTTGGCGCGAACGCTCGGGATCAACCAATTAATCATATCAATAAACAAGATAGATGGCGCCAACTATGACGAAAACGTATATAAGCAGGTGAAAGACGACGTTTCAAAACTGCTTAGGCTGGTCGGGTACAAGCCCGAAGAGACCATATTCGTGCCAACCTCTGCGCTGAAAGGAGACAACATCTCCAAAAAGAGTAAAAATACGCCATGGTACAAAGAAAGCACGATATTAGAGGCGCTAGATACGTTGAAAATGCCAGAGAAACCAACCAAGCTCCCATTACGTGTGCCTGTCCAGGATATCTACACTATCTCCGGTATCGGCACCGTGCCAGTAGGACGTGTTGAAACTGGCAAGATGAAGAAGGGAGATAAGGTGATTTTCCAGCCCGCAAACGTCAGTGGAGAGGTCAAATCGATCGAAATGCATCACGATGAGATTCCAGAAGCAGTTCCTGGAGATAACATTGGATTCAATGTAAGGGGCATCGACAAGGATAGTATCAGACGTGGTGACGTCTGCGGACACCCGGATAAACCTCCAACAGTGGCAAACGAGTTTACAGCACAAATAGTGATACTTCAACACCCGAGTGCAATTACCGTTGGTTATACGCCAGTATTCCACTGCCACACTGCACAAGTAGCCTGCACAATCATCGAACTCAAGAAGAAGCTCGACCCCAAGACAGGGCAGGTCAAGGAAGAGAACCCAGACTTCCTGAAAACAGGAGATGCTGCCATCGTGCAAATCAAGCCAACGCGTCCACTGGTTATAGAGAAGGTTAAGGAGATACCACAGTTAGGACGATTTGCAATACGGGACATGGGGATGACGGTCGCAGCTGGCATGTGCATCGACATCAAAGCGCGATAG
- a CDS encoding archease, giving the protein MKKFEFLDFATADVCFRAYGATLDEVFANAALAMFETMVETKGVVPKITKDVEVNGEDLVSLMFNWLNELLFYVDAEGLVFSRFNVKVDERRMTLSAKATGEQIDFQRHETKTDVKACTYHDMTIEKRNGKWVAQVILDV; this is encoded by the coding sequence ATGAAAAAATTTGAATTTCTGGATTTTGCGACAGCTGATGTCTGCTTTAGAGCATATGGCGCAACTCTCGATGAAGTATTTGCCAATGCTGCCCTTGCGATGTTCGAGACGATGGTGGAAACCAAGGGCGTTGTGCCCAAGATTACAAAAGATGTCGAGGTCAATGGTGAAGATTTAGTATCGCTGATGTTCAATTGGCTCAACGAATTGCTCTTTTACGTCGATGCCGAGGGTCTGGTGTTTTCCAGATTCAACGTCAAAGTAGATGAAAGACGGATGACGCTCAGCGCAAAAGCCACAGGCGAGCAGATAGATTTCCAAAGGCACGAGACGAAAACCGATGTAAAGGCATGCACATATCACGATATGACTATCGAGAAGCGCAATGGAAAATGGGTGGCGCAGGTGATTTTAGATGTGTGA